The DNA sequence ACGATCCGTGAGCATGAACAGGTGGTGTTCTGCAACGACGAAGCAACAGGCCTTAAGGCGATCATTGCGATCCACAGCACAAGGCTTGGCCCGGCGCTGGGCGGCTGCAGGATGTTTCCCTATCCTTCTGCAGATGCAGCACTTGAAGATGTCCTGCGTCTGTCCAAGGGAATGACTTATAAGTGCGCTGCAGCAGATGTTGACTTTGGCGGAGGGAAAGCGGTGATCATCGGCGATCCTTCAAAGGATAAGACACCCGAGCTTTTCAGGGCATTCGGCCAATTCGTTGAATCGTTGAATGGAAGGTTCTACACAGGCACAGATATGGGAACCACTCCTGAAGACTTTGTCCACGCCATGAAGGAAACCAATTGCATTGTAGGTGCTGACGAAGAATATGGGGGAAGCGGGGACTCTTCTGTTCCGACTGCCCAAGGGGTGATTTATGGGCTTAAAGCCACAAACCAGGTTCTTTATGGGACATCGGACCTTGGCGGACGGTCCTACAGCATCCAGGGGCTCGGCAAGGTAGGGTTTAAAGTGGCTGAAAAGCTGCTGGAGGAAGGCGCTGATCTTTATGTTGCTGATATCAATGAAGAAGCCATCAATGAGCTGATGGCAAAGGCGGGAAAAATGGGAGCGGGCCTCAAAGCGGTCAGCAGTGAAGAAATTTACCGTGCAGATGCTGATGTCTTTGTCCCCTGTGCTCTGGGAGGCATCCTCAACGATGAAAGTATAGAACAGCTCCGGGTCAGGGCGGTTGCCGGGTCGGCGAATAATCAGCTGCTTGAATTCAGGCATGGCGGCATGCTCCAGCAAAAAGGAATTCTTTATGCACCGGACTATATTGTGAATGCCGGCGGACTTATCCAGGTGGCAGATGAACTGTATTCCCCTAATAAAGAAAGGGTCCTCCGGAAAACGAAGGCGATATATAGTGCGCTGCTTAATGTGTACGACTATTCGGCAGCTGAAGGGATCACAACCATTGAGGCTGCCAACCAGTTCTGCGAGCAGAGGATTGAAGCGAGAACCAGGAGGAACAGCTTTTTTTCCCATATGAAACGGCCGAAATGGGCAGTCCGGACATAACTGTATGCCAATGACTTTACTGAAAAGGGTGATAGGATGGAGAGCCAATTTCCAGTCAATAGGATGATTGATGAAAACGGAAACGAGGTATCCGGTACCTCAGGGTTTGACACAGAGCTGGCTCTGGAGTTCTACAGGCAGCTTGTCCGGATCAGGGTCTTTGACCGGAAAGCGGTCAGCCTGCAGCGCCAGGGAAGGATAGGGACGTATGCTCCGTTTGAAGGCCAGGAAGCTGCCCAGATAGGGAGCGCGATGGCGCTCGAAGAATCGGATTGGATGTTCCCTACCTATCGGGACCATGGAGCAGCTTTGGCTTTCGGGCATTCAATGAGAAACGTGCTGCTATTCTGGAACGGACGAAATGAAGGATGCATTCCCCCTGAAGGAAAGAATATCTTTCCTCCTGGAATTCCGATCGCCACCCAGATCCCACATGCAGCCGGGGCGGCATATGCGGAAAAACGAAAAGGAACGAAAAAAGCTGCCATTGTCTATTTTGGAGACGGGGCCACTTCTGAAGGGGATTTTCATGAGGGCCTCAATTTTGCCAGCATCGTTAAGGCACCTGTGGTGTTTTTCAATCAAAACAACCAATATGCGATTTCCGTCCCGCTGTCAAAGCAAATGAATACCAAAACTATTGCGCAAAAAAGCCTTGCCTATGACATTCCTGGTGTCCGGGTTGATGGGAACGATGTATTTGCTGTATATCGTGAGACCAAAAAGGCGCTGGAGAGGGCAAGGGAAGGCGGCGGTCCGACCTTAATCGAGGCGGTGACATGGAGATATGGTGCCCATACGACCGCCGATGATCCCGCCAAATACAGGGATCAGCAGGAAAGCAGCGTTCTAAGAGGAAAAATCGATCCGATTCTTAGAATGGAACGCTGGCTGAAGAATAAAGATCTGTACGATGAGAACTGGGCAAAGAGAGCAGAATCGGAAGCAGCTGCAGAAATTGATTTGGCTATTGCAGAGATGGAAGCATACCCGCCTGCCGATCCGGCTGATATTTTTGATCATGTGTTTGCAGAGCTGATATGGCCGCTAAAAGAGCAAAAGGAAAAATACCTTAGCCAGCTTGGGGGTGCTTAGATGGAAACAGCAGTCAAGACCAGCACCATGACGCTTGTACAGTCAGTAAATGAAGCATTGGACATCATGCTGGCGGAAAATGATGAAGTTCTGGTGCTCGGGGAGGATATCGGGAAAAATGGAGGGGTGTTCCGCGCGACCGAAGGCCTGCAGGAAAAATACGGTGAAGAGCGGGTCATGGATACCCCGCTGAGTGAAGCGGGATTCATCGGTGCAAGCATCGGGATGGCCGTCAATGGATTCAGGCCTGTGGCGGAAATCCAGTTTCTTGGCTTTATTTATCCTGCCTTTGAGCAGATCATGACACATGCCTCCCGGCTCCGAATGAGGACGATGGGACATTATACCGTCCCGCTTGTGATAAGGGCCCCATATGGTGCAGGAGTAAGAGCACCGGAAATCCATTGTGACAGTACTGAAGCCCTTTTTACCCATATGCCGGGCATTAAGGTAGTCTGCCCGTCCAATCCGGCTGATGCAAAAGGGCTCTTGATTGCCGCCATTGAGGATCCTGACCCTGTCCTGTTTCTAGAACCGATGAAAAGCTATCGGTCACTGCGGGCAGAGGTGCCGGAGGGAAAGTATGCCGTAGAGATAGGCAAAGGGAGTAAATTAATGGATGGAGATGATGTGACGGTCATCGCCTGGGGCGCTATGGTGCCGATTGCCATGAAGGCTGCTGAGGAAATGAAGAGAAAAGGTATTTCATGTGATGTTCTAGACCTCCGCACCTTGTATCCTCTGGATAAGGATATCATCTCTGCCTCGGTGCAGAAAACGGGGCGCACCGTCATTGTCCAGGAGGCTCATGCATCAACCTCTGTTGGCAATGATGTTCTGGCCATTATCAATGATACCTCCTTCTTATATCAGAAAGCACCGGCTGAACTGGTTGCAGGCTTTGATGCACCTGTTCCCTATTTCGGTTTTGAAGACCATTATCTGCCGACGGCTGAACGAGTCTGCCGTGCGATTGAAAAGGTCTGGACGTTCTAAGCAATCAACTGAGCTTTTATCAGGAGGTGTTTTAATATGGAAGTGAAGCTCCATGATATCGGGGAAGGGATGTCAGAAGCAGAAATCAATTGTTTCCTTGTCAAACAAGGTGATTTTGTGCGGGCGGATGAGCCCCTGGTCGAGGTTCAGACCGATAAAATGACAGCAGAAATACCTGCGCCAAGAGCGGGCATAGTCCGTGAGTTTGCGGTAAAGCCAGGGGAGACGGTAGAAGTTGGGGCAGTACTGCTTCTGCTGGAGCCGGAAAACAGCCGCCAAGCAGCAATTGAAGAGGGATCACATGCTGGCAAACAAGCGAAGAGAATCCTCGCATCACCTTACACAAGGAAGCTTGCAAGAGAAAATGATATAAACATAGATGATATTGAAGGATCAGGTCCTGGCGGAAGAGTGGTGGACACCGATATTTTCAGGATGGCCGGACAAGGTGATGTGTCTGCAAGGGAAAAAGAGTCCGGGAAGATAAAAAAAGATGCAGAGAGACCGGTAGCCGCTCATGATTCTGCCATCTCTTACTCCGGACGGCGGAAAATGACTGCCGAGAAGATGGTTCAGTCGCTTTCCCTTATTCCTCATTGCACCCATTTTGAGGATGTGGATGTCACAGAGCTTTCCGTATTCCGGGAAGAGCTCAAAAAGCAGGAAAAGCAAGTGACGATGACAGCTTTTTATATAAAAGCTTTATCAATGGCTCTCAAACGCTTCCCTGTGTTTAACAGCAGGCTTGATGAGAAGGCTGGACTGATCCATTTGCTGCCGGAGCACCATATTGGGGTGGCCGTCAATGCGGAGGATGGCCTTATCGTGCCGGTCATCGGGAATGCGGAGGAAAAGACGATTGCCGAAATCGCAGAGGATCTGCAGAATTTGACCAGGAAGGCGCTGGATGGCAGGCTGTTGGCAAAGGAAACGGCCGGAGGCACTTTCACGGTAAGCAATGTGGGGCCATTGAACGGCAGCACCGGCGCCACCCCGATCATCCTGCACCCGCAGACAAGCATTATTTCCTTGCATAAGACGAAAAAAATGCCGGTGGTCGATAAGGACGATCAGATTGTCATCCGCTCCATCATGAAGCTTTCCATGTCATTTGACCACAGGATAGCAGATGGCGCTGCTGCTGTCGGTTTTACTAACCGTTTTGCGGAACTGATCGAGAATCCCAAACTGATGCTATTGGAGCTGGTGTGATGGTAGTAGGGGAACTGGCTTATGAAAAGGATGTTGTGATCATTGGAGGGGGACCAGGCGGCTACCAGGCAGCCATCAGGGCGGCACAGCTAGGCAGAAAGGTCACGCTGATTGAAAAAGCGGATCTTGGCGGTGTGTGCCTCCATAAGGGGTGCATTCCTTCTAAGCTTTTTGCCGAAGCTGCAGACCGGATCAGGAAGATAAAGGCTGCGGGTGAATACGGCATTGAACTGTCTTTTTCCGCTTTCCAGCTGGAAAAGCTCATGAATGAAAAAGACCGGAAAACAGCACAGCTGAAAAAAGGAGTTGAAGAGCTGTGCAAAAGCAATGAGATTGAGCTGGTGAAAGGCAATGCCTTTTTTCTCTCAGCTGACCGGATGGGCATTGAAAATGGCGAAGCATATCAGGTATTCCGCTTCAAACACTGCCTCATAGCAACCGGAAGCACACCAATTTGGCCACACGATAATTCCCCGCGTTCCGAAAAGCTTTTGGACTGCTGGTCTGTATTTTCCCTGAAAAAGCTTCCTGATGAGCTCATTATTTACGGGAGCGGCTATATCGCCCTGGAAATGGCCATGAGCTTTCAGGCTTTCGGGGCCAGGACATCAATTATGCTGGATCAGGAAAAAGATGATTTTGGATTTGATGCGGCTGTGAATAGGGAGATCGGCAGAATCTTGAAGAAAAATAGAATCAAAGTTTACCGCGGGGCAAAGCTGCTGTCTGTAGAAGAAAGCGGTTCGGGTGTCGAGATTAATTATGAACTGGGCGGAGAAAATAAGCAGCTGAAAGGAAGCTGTTTCTTAACTGCAGCCGGCTTCCGGCCCAATACTGCCAATCTGGGGCTTGATAGAGCGGGAGTGGAAATAGACACAGCGGGATTTATTAAGATAGACCAGCAAGGGAAAACCTCTGTCAGCCATATTTTTGCAGCTGGGGACGTGGCAGACGGACCGCCGCTCGCATCAAAGGCAATCAGACAGGGAAAGGCTGCAGCCGAAACGATTGCCGGTTTGAAAACGGAGGCTGACTTGCGTTTTGCCCCTGTTGTCATCCATACCCAGCCGCCTATTGCTTATGCAGGTCTGACGGAGCAAGAGGCACTGGAAGCGGGTTATAAAATAGACACGGGAATCTTTCCTTTTTCTTCCTTGGGCTATGCAAGTGTGAAGGGGAGCAGGGAAGGAATGGCCAAAGTGATTTTTGAAAAGGAAACAGGCTTTCTTTTAGGCGTTCATATGATAGGAGATGGCGCACAGGAACTGATTTGTGCTGGTGTCTCTTTGCTTGAAATGGCTGCCAGGGAAGAAGATATGCTGTTTCCTGTGTATGCTCATCCAAGTTCAGCAGAAGCCCTGCTGGAAGCGGTGGAATCTCTTAAAGCGAGAAGCATCCATCTGCCTGCTAGGGAAAAAGTGAAAACATAAGAAATGCTTTACAGCAGCAGAGCTTCACACTGCGCTCTTGCCTGAAGGAAAAGAAATATTTTAAGATAAATCTGAAAATTAAAACAGTTGGAGGGATTAGGATGGAACAAAGAACGGTTTCGCCATTACAAAAGGCAGAAGAAATTTTTCCGGTCAAGGAAGTCGACTATCTTGAAATTTATACAGGCAATGCCAAACAGGCCAGCCATTACCTCTGCACATGCTTTGGCTTCAAGCCTGTCGCTTATTCAGGGCTTGAGACAGGAAACAGGGAGACAGTGTCATATGTACTGCAGCAGCGAAAAATCAGGCTGGTAGTGACAGGCTCGCTCACAGAGGAAACAAAGGTGGCTGCTTTTGTGAAGAAGCACGGTGACGGCGTCAAAGATATCGCCCTTGCTGTTGATGATGTTGAAAGTGCTTACAAAGGTGCGGTAGAGCGCGGCGCAATTGAACTGGTTCCGCCATTTGAGCTGGAGGATGACCATGGCAAGCTCAAAAAGGCGGTGATCGGTACATATGGAGATACCATACACACTTTGGTGGAACGGAATCATTATAAGGGTGCCTTTATGCCGGGTTATGAGCCATATGAAACGAAGGCCCCATTCGAGGATGCCGGCTTCATCGGCATCGATCATGTGGTCGGAAATGTGGAAGAAATGGAAGAATGGGTGAACTATTACGCCAATGTCATGGGATTCAAGGAAATGAAGCATTTCACCGATTCTGACATCAGCACAGAATATTCCGCACTCATGTCCAAAGTGATGCATAACGGCGGAAGAATCAAGTTCCCGATTAATGAACCGGCAGAAGGGAAAAGGAAATCGCAGATCCAGGAGTTCCTGGAATTCTATAATGGGGCAGGCGTACAGCATTTGGCCATCCTAACAGAGGATATTGTTCAGACGGTATCTGTCCTCAGAAAAAATGGGGTTGAATTCCTTGATACTCCTTCTTCCTATTATGAGATGCTGTCTGAGAGGGTCGGCCAAATAGACGAAGAGATTGATAAGCTGAAAGAGCTCAGCATTCTGGTAGACAGGGATGATGAAGGCTACCTCTTGCAGATCTTTACAAAGCCGGTCGTCGACAGGCCTACTTTATTCATCGAAATCATCCAGCGCAAAGGAGCAAGAGGGTTTGGCGAAGGCAATTTCAAGGCGCTGTTCGAGTCGATTGAAAGAGAGCAGGAAAGACGCGGAAACCTGTAATTCTTATAAACAGAAAGGGGGTTCTCCTATGGATCGGATTTTAACGAAGGAAAGCATCAGGGGAATCACCCCTTATCCTTTAGGGATAGCTGCAGAAGAATTAAAAGAAAAATACAAGCTTTCCCGCATCAGAAGCCTTGCAGACAATGAAAATGCATACGGCTGCTCAAAGCTAGTCAGTTTAGCCATGAGCAAACAGCCCGGAAACCTCTCCCGCTACCCTGATGGGGCATGTTCAGCGCTCAAACGGACATTGGGCAATTTCCTCAATCTGCCTTCTGCGTATATTTCAATCGGCAACGGTTCCGAGGAACTCATCAGGCTTCTGGCAAGAGCCTATATCAGTGAAGGTGATGAAGCAATCATGGCAGACCTTACCTTTCCCAGGTACAAGGCAAATGTCGTGATTGAAGGCGGAAAGGCTGTCGAAGTCCCGCTTAAAGATGGCTTACACGATCTAGTAGAGATGGGCAGCCGCATGAGCTCCAGAACAAAGATGATCTTTATCTGCAATCCAAACAACCCGACAGGTACAGCTTTATGTAAAGAGGCTATTCAGCAATTCATCGCTGCTGTACCGGCACATATACTTATCGTTCTGGATGAAGCCTATTATGAATATATGAACCATGAAAAAAGGACTGAGGCAGAAAAACTGCTTACCTTCCACGATAATGTTGCAGTATTGCGGACATTTTCAAAAGCATACGGGCTTGCAGGGCTCCGGGCAGGATATGGAATGATGCATCCATCCATCATAGCAGAGCTGGATAAGGTAAGGGAGGTATTCAATGTGAATGCCCTCTCACAGGCCGCAGCCATAGCAGCGCTGGAGGATCAGTATTTTGTCAGGATGAGTGGAGAAAAGAACAGAACGGAAAGAGAAAGAATGCGCGGCCGTATTCAAGAGCTTGGATTCATGTGTTATGCCTCAGAAGCTAACTTTCTTTTCATTCAAGGGGCACTTGCTGAAAAGCTCATGGAATCAGGCATCATCGTCAGGAAATTTACTCATGCAAGCTTTCAGGGAGAGGCTGTCAGATTAACAATCGGTACAGAGGAAGATAATGATGCAGTTCTTGAAGCTATTGGCCAGGCCGTGAGGGGGAGGAGAGTGTAAAAGTGGAAATCCCGGTGTCTTCCCTATCCTGGCAGGAGGGGTACAAAATCCTGTCAGGATCCATTCTTCCCCGTCCCATCGCCTTTGTAACGACCATGGACAACAGCGGCAACGTCAATGCAGCACCATTCAGCTTTTTTACAGCCGTCTGTGCGAACCCCCTGCTTGTATGCTTTTCCCCTATGCGAAAGGGAACAGACGGAAAGAAAAAAGATACACTTCTTAATATTGAAGAAACCGGGGAGTTTGTCATCAATATCGTCAGCAGAAGTATGGCAGAGAAAATGAATATATGTGCAGCGGATTATGCACGTGAAGTAAATGAACTGGAAATGGCGGGGCTGGAGCAGGAAAGAAGCGCTAGTGTGAAGCCGCCGAGAATTAAGCGTTCCCAAGTCCATCTTGAATGCACTCTCCATCAGCTCCTGCACTTTGGAGACGGTCCAGGGTCTGGAAGCCTGGTGATTGGCATGGTTAGGCATGTGCAGGTGAATGATGACCTGTATCATAATGGGAAAATCGACACTGAAAAGCTGGATCCGGTTGGAAGGCTGGCGGGACATATGTATACTGGCCCGCTTGCAGATGTTTTCGAGATTATCAGAAAATCAGATCCGGGGTGATGGAATGAAGTTCATAACCTTTCAAAAACAGGATGGATCGGTCAGGTCCGGCTGGCTGGAGGGCACTGCTGCTGTTGATATGCATGAAGCTTCGAAGGGAATCCTCCCAAAAACATTATTGGCATTTTTAGAAAATCATCCATTTTTCATGGAGCAGATTGAGTCACATCCTGAATGGAAAGAATCGGGCAGCGGTGCTTACCCTTTGGAGGAAGTAACACTGAAGGCTCCGCTTCCATGCCCAAAAAGCTTCCGTGACTTTTATGCTTTTGAGGAGCATGTCAAAACAGCCCGGGAAAACAGGGGCCTGGAAATGGTTAAAGAATGGTATGAGCTGCCGGTATTTTATTTTTCCAACCATCTATCCATAAAAGGGACAGGTGAGCCTATTACTCTGCCTGCGGGCTGCAGCAAGCTGGACTATGAATTGGAAATTGCCTGCATCATCGGCAAAGAAGGCCAAAATATCTCTGCCAAAGAGGCGGACGGATATATTTTTGGATACTGCATCTTAAATGACTGGAGTGCCAGGGATATTCAAAGAAAAGAAATGAAGGTCGGTCTTGGACCGGCAAAAGGAAAGGATTTTGCCACTTCGATCGGCCCTTATATTGTGACAAAAGATGAGCTGGAGAGCTATCGGATGGACAATGGGTATGATTTGGATATGACAGCGAAAGTGAACGGGATCCTGCTGTCAGAAGGAAATCTTAAGGATATCTATTATTCATTCAGTGAAATGATAGAGAGGGCTTCAGAGAATACCACACTTTACCCTGGGGAGCTGATTGGTTCTGGTACAGTAGGGACCGGCTGCATCCTTGAGCTCGGGGAAGATGTTCACCGCTGGCTTAAGCCCGGCGATACGGTAGAGCTGGAAATCACGGGTCTTGGAAAGCTGTTAAATACGATTTCAGACTGAAAGGGGGAGAAGGCTTGTACTACAGGCAAATGGGGAGGATCCCGCACAAACGCCACACGATGTTTAAAAAAGAAGATGGGTCCCTTTTCAGGGAGCAAGTCATGGGAACAAAGGGCTTTTCGGGGACTCAGTCAATTTTGTATCATCATTTTATGCCGACAGAAACAGAAGAGGTATCCCTCTCAGGCAGCTATCTTCCAGAATATGAGGAAATGGCGGCACTTAAACACCGGCATCTTCTGACGGAGAACATCAAGCACGGAGGAAATGCCCTTCAAGCAAGGGAATATCTGCTTGGAAACGATGATCTGCTGATCGCTTATGCTAATATCTCAGAAAATATGCAGGATTATTACCGGAACAGCGATGGAGATGAGATGTACTATATCCATTATGGAAACGGCATGTTTGAAACGATGTTCGGGACAATCAGCTATGGGCCGGGGGACTATATTGTCATTCCGATTGGCACGATTTTCAGGATCATTCCGGAAAAAGACACAAAGGCACTTATTGTTGAATCATTCAGCCAGATTACGACTCCAAAAAGGTACAGAAATGAGTACGGACAGCTGCTTGAGCACAGCCCATTCTGCGAGCGTGATATCCGTGGCCCTGAAAAACTGGAGACCCATACAGAAAGAGGGCCTCATAAGGTAGTCACAAAAACGAGGGGCCATCTTCATGAACATATTCTTGCCCATCATCCTCTTGATGTCGAGGGGTGGGACGGGTATCTATATCCATGGGCCTTCAATATTTCCGATTTTGAGCCGATTACCGGCCGTGTCCACCAGCCGCCGCCAGTCCACCAGACATTTGAAGGGCATAATTTTGTTGTCTGCTCATTCGTCCCGCGATTATATGATTATCATCCGGAAAGCATCCCGGCACCCTATTACCACAGCAATGTGAACAGTGATGAGCTTTTATATTATGTCGAAGGGAATTTCATGAGCCGAAAAGGGATCAAGGAAGGCTCCATCACCCTTCATCCCGGAGGAATCCCGCACGGCCCTCACCCGGGAAAGACAGAGGCAAGCATTGGCAAAAAGGAAACACTGGAGCTGGCTGTTATGATAGATACTTTTAAGCCTTTAAAGGTTGTGAAGAAGGCAAGGAAATATGAAGATGAAAATTATATGTATTCCTGGCTGGAGAAGTGAGGGAAGTGGTGATTTTTTAAAAAATGTACGGACTGTATGCTATATGTGTACAGTCTGTTTTGTTTGAGGATGGGGCTGTTGCTTTGCGTTCCAGGCACTTCGCTTTCCACGGGGCGGCGCTGAGCTTCCTCGTCGCTGCCGCTCCTGCGGAATCTCAGCTTTGCCGCTGCAATCCCGCAGGAGTCTACGTGCCTCCACTCCAAGCAACAGGGTTTTTAAAATTTATGTGCAATAATACGTTGCAAGCTAAGAGTTTCAGTTTCTATTATTTTTCGCAATCCTTACTCTCTTTTTATATCCTTTGGAAACATTATTAAGTTCAACATCCGTACCTTGGTAGTTTTCCCGACTGTTGCCAAGGAGTTCAATATCTACATCCCAACAAATATAAACTTCCCTTAGCTCCAGCAGACATTTCTTTATCCAGCCTAAGCCTTCTGCCTGCCTCTATAAATAGCCTCCCTCAGTTCCAGAGCATAGGGTTCAAGGTTTGGCATGCCCATCTCGCGGGCCATGCTGATTTCTTTTTCAATATCATAAGGAAGGCGGACCATTTCGATTGAAAAAGGGGCCGGCTCTTCCGAAAGATATGTACCATGCAGGATAACAAAAGAGGCTTCCGGCACATCAAGCGGATTGCCGACGCTTCCAGTGTTGAACAGGACCTTTTTGGGATCAATCGGCTCCAGCATAGCAGCATGGATATCTCCATACCCGACTACGTCAGGAATGATTTCCCTTTTATCTTCGTCAATGAAATCGCTTGCCCCGAACATAGCCTCCCGTTCCTCAATCGGGTGGAGCATCGGCACTACCCGGTGGTAAATGCTTTTAGCGGAAGCATGAAAAAGTCTGATATATTTTCCGCTCATCATAAAGTCATGATGAAAAGGAAGGGTACCTAAATAGTCCATTCCTTCCTTGCCGATTTGTTCCTGATGCCATTGAAGATCAGGAAAATCGGCCGGCTTCTGGATAAAGTCATCCCAATTTCCGCGCACAACTACTTCACATTTTTCTTGAACCCGCGCTATCGCTTTCTTTGAATGCGGCCCTTTCCCGACGAGGTCGCCGAGACAAAAGATCCGGTCGATCCTCCGCTCCTCTAAATAACCCAGCACCCGATCGAGTGCGGTGATATTTCCGTGTATATCTGAAATTACTGCAATGCTCATTCGTTCATCTCCCTTTGCTGCATCTCATTCTAATAGTTTCGCTTTTTCCATAAAAAAAACCTCCCAAAACAAGAAGATTCCTGTTCGGAAGGTGCAGTATATTTATTCAAAATGCCAGACGACAGCAACGGTGCCTTCCCCGGCATGCACAGCAATTGTTGAACTGATTTCCCCGATGAAGGTACCCATTTCAGGAAACCTGGTTAAAATCTCTTTTTCAATTTCCTGTGCTTTTTCAAGGACATTGCCATGCATGATCTGTACTTGTTTTATTCTGTGTTTCTCTGCAGATTCTTCAAGAAGCTCTATCATCCGCCGTACGGCTTTTTTCTCCGAACGCACCTTATCAAAAAGCTGAAATTCTCCATTCCGGTCAACGTGGATAATCGGCTTTACTTTTAGTATGCTTCCCAGGAGATACTGAGTCCCGGACATTCTTCCGCCCTTGTAGAATTGGTCAAGATTGCCCAGCAGGATATAATTCTCAAACTGATTGGCTTCAAGCCTTAGTGTTTGGGCAATTTCTTTCCAGTCCGTATCTTGGGATTGAAGCTCGATCCCCTTATTCAGCAGGCCGGTAATGATATAAGACATCATCTTTGAGTCTACTGTTTCAACTGGAAAGCCTGCTATCTCTGCGCCCTGCATGCAGCTGTTCAGGGTGCCGCTCAATTTGGAAGAGATGTGGACAGCGATTGCACAGTCATAATCAGCTTTTAATTTTTCAAACAGCTCGGCGAATTTACCGACAGAA is a window from the Bacillus infantis NRRL B-14911 genome containing:
- a CDS encoding Leu/Phe/Val dehydrogenase yields the protein MDMFDTIREHEQVVFCNDEATGLKAIIAIHSTRLGPALGGCRMFPYPSADAALEDVLRLSKGMTYKCAAADVDFGGGKAVIIGDPSKDKTPELFRAFGQFVESLNGRFYTGTDMGTTPEDFVHAMKETNCIVGADEEYGGSGDSSVPTAQGVIYGLKATNQVLYGTSDLGGRSYSIQGLGKVGFKVAEKLLEEGADLYVADINEEAINELMAKAGKMGAGLKAVSSEEIYRADADVFVPCALGGILNDESIEQLRVRAVAGSANNQLLEFRHGGMLQQKGILYAPDYIVNAGGLIQVADELYSPNKERVLRKTKAIYSALLNVYDYSAAEGITTIEAANQFCEQRIEARTRRNSFFSHMKRPKWAVRT
- the pdhA gene encoding pyruvate dehydrogenase (acetyl-transferring) E1 component subunit alpha produces the protein MESQFPVNRMIDENGNEVSGTSGFDTELALEFYRQLVRIRVFDRKAVSLQRQGRIGTYAPFEGQEAAQIGSAMALEESDWMFPTYRDHGAALAFGHSMRNVLLFWNGRNEGCIPPEGKNIFPPGIPIATQIPHAAGAAYAEKRKGTKKAAIVYFGDGATSEGDFHEGLNFASIVKAPVVFFNQNNQYAISVPLSKQMNTKTIAQKSLAYDIPGVRVDGNDVFAVYRETKKALERAREGGGPTLIEAVTWRYGAHTTADDPAKYRDQQESSVLRGKIDPILRMERWLKNKDLYDENWAKRAESEAAAEIDLAIAEMEAYPPADPADIFDHVFAELIWPLKEQKEKYLSQLGGA
- a CDS encoding alpha-ketoacid dehydrogenase subunit beta, translating into METAVKTSTMTLVQSVNEALDIMLAENDEVLVLGEDIGKNGGVFRATEGLQEKYGEERVMDTPLSEAGFIGASIGMAVNGFRPVAEIQFLGFIYPAFEQIMTHASRLRMRTMGHYTVPLVIRAPYGAGVRAPEIHCDSTEALFTHMPGIKVVCPSNPADAKGLLIAAIEDPDPVLFLEPMKSYRSLRAEVPEGKYAVEIGKGSKLMDGDDVTVIAWGAMVPIAMKAAEEMKRKGISCDVLDLRTLYPLDKDIISASVQKTGRTVIVQEAHASTSVGNDVLAIINDTSFLYQKAPAELVAGFDAPVPYFGFEDHYLPTAERVCRAIEKVWTF
- a CDS encoding dihydrolipoamide acetyltransferase family protein gives rise to the protein MEVKLHDIGEGMSEAEINCFLVKQGDFVRADEPLVEVQTDKMTAEIPAPRAGIVREFAVKPGETVEVGAVLLLLEPENSRQAAIEEGSHAGKQAKRILASPYTRKLARENDINIDDIEGSGPGGRVVDTDIFRMAGQGDVSAREKESGKIKKDAERPVAAHDSAISYSGRRKMTAEKMVQSLSLIPHCTHFEDVDVTELSVFREELKKQEKQVTMTAFYIKALSMALKRFPVFNSRLDEKAGLIHLLPEHHIGVAVNAEDGLIVPVIGNAEEKTIAEIAEDLQNLTRKALDGRLLAKETAGGTFTVSNVGPLNGSTGATPIILHPQTSIISLHKTKKMPVVDKDDQIVIRSIMKLSMSFDHRIADGAAAVGFTNRFAELIENPKLMLLELV
- a CDS encoding dihydrolipoyl dehydrogenase family protein, which produces MVVGELAYEKDVVIIGGGPGGYQAAIRAAQLGRKVTLIEKADLGGVCLHKGCIPSKLFAEAADRIRKIKAAGEYGIELSFSAFQLEKLMNEKDRKTAQLKKGVEELCKSNEIELVKGNAFFLSADRMGIENGEAYQVFRFKHCLIATGSTPIWPHDNSPRSEKLLDCWSVFSLKKLPDELIIYGSGYIALEMAMSFQAFGARTSIMLDQEKDDFGFDAAVNREIGRILKKNRIKVYRGAKLLSVEESGSGVEINYELGGENKQLKGSCFLTAAGFRPNTANLGLDRAGVEIDTAGFIKIDQQGKTSVSHIFAAGDVADGPPLASKAIRQGKAAAETIAGLKTEADLRFAPVVIHTQPPIAYAGLTEQEALEAGYKIDTGIFPFSSLGYASVKGSREGMAKVIFEKETGFLLGVHMIGDGAQELICAGVSLLEMAAREEDMLFPVYAHPSSAEALLEAVESLKARSIHLPAREKVKT
- the hppD gene encoding 4-hydroxyphenylpyruvate dioxygenase, with the protein product MEQRTVSPLQKAEEIFPVKEVDYLEIYTGNAKQASHYLCTCFGFKPVAYSGLETGNRETVSYVLQQRKIRLVVTGSLTEETKVAAFVKKHGDGVKDIALAVDDVESAYKGAVERGAIELVPPFELEDDHGKLKKAVIGTYGDTIHTLVERNHYKGAFMPGYEPYETKAPFEDAGFIGIDHVVGNVEEMEEWVNYYANVMGFKEMKHFTDSDISTEYSALMSKVMHNGGRIKFPINEPAEGKRKSQIQEFLEFYNGAGVQHLAILTEDIVQTVSVLRKNGVEFLDTPSSYYEMLSERVGQIDEEIDKLKELSILVDRDDEGYLLQIFTKPVVDRPTLFIEIIQRKGARGFGEGNFKALFESIEREQERRGNL
- the hisC gene encoding histidinol-phosphate transaminase yields the protein MDRILTKESIRGITPYPLGIAAEELKEKYKLSRIRSLADNENAYGCSKLVSLAMSKQPGNLSRYPDGACSALKRTLGNFLNLPSAYISIGNGSEELIRLLARAYISEGDEAIMADLTFPRYKANVVIEGGKAVEVPLKDGLHDLVEMGSRMSSRTKMIFICNPNNPTGTALCKEAIQQFIAAVPAHILIVLDEAYYEYMNHEKRTEAEKLLTFHDNVAVLRTFSKAYGLAGLRAGYGMMHPSIIAELDKVREVFNVNALSQAAAIAALEDQYFVRMSGEKNRTERERMRGRIQELGFMCYASEANFLFIQGALAEKLMESGIIVRKFTHASFQGEAVRLTIGTEEDNDAVLEAIGQAVRGRRV